TAAAACTAGAGTAGTTATCAAATATATCCcaaatattttatggaaaagGTTTAGCTCTGAACTAATTGGAACTAGCTTTCCCCAACTAATTATATGACAATTGGAGAGACTatttgtggggtcatggattttgggatttggccgcgAGCATGTGGGTTTGGacgagaagcatgggtggtcctagtccgaggagtactatctcctcggacaaagCTAAAAATGTAAATCTAGTataaatcctaatgatcaaggatgaccttccaagaagttctaatgatagcaacgagtatcatgaacgtacaagaggataaggactcaaaaatatctaagggaaagctgctatcaccgcattaatgaggaagtgacctctcgaagattatggcagccttacacccagaagacttttagagggggatgatgggacaaatatcggCATAAACCATCAATcgtccacatgtagtccacatgtagggtaaggatgaagggggagatgtaatataaataagggtagagatcccagagagaTGAGAcggaaaaaaggagaagagaaagcactgtagcaacctcaacaactcctgtaaccgtggtcatccaatatatgctagaacagagctcctcggattgtgccgaggacaaactttcttgcacaaaccggGTACAATTCAtattggctcatcatccaaaaccatactaATTGCTATCCacgcactaaagcctagctctttgacccactctctacaaatttattgtactgggttcactgggccaagatcccttacatttttgggcttggtctgaaaattgtgtccccacaCTATTCTTATATACTTTTAGTTactcaaattttataatatatcatGTGGCTTGTTTTATAAATTATCACGGACTCACAGTATAATGAATTAGAAAGAATTTGGAGCTAAACTGTATACATATTTTACCGTATTTCATGTCATCCGCATATATATACAGAAGAAAATCAGCAGATATATCTGCCTAATCTCGCACTTTATGCCTGGTAGCTTAGACTCGAAATTTCGAAAATTGTGGCTATTAGAGAAGCACAAGGTATTCGACTACAAGGGGGGCATGGTAGACTCTATACTGATGggctaaaaaaaatgaataagagGAAGATACGTTGACCATATGATGATCAGCAATTGCCAAATGAGAATCCAAATTTCGAGAAAGACGTGTAATGAACACCATGCACAATAGGAATAGGGGATCAAAGAACCTTAAGAAATAATTCaacaatgataatgataataatccatagttttcttttatttgtgaaaattaatttgattggAAGGAAAGCATGCCACGTATCCCATTGACCACGTGGAAATGCAACATGCCCGCGACGTTATCCctatcattaattaattaaaaaaatcttccttgtactaattcttatttttttgctaatcCCCACGGATGACACTGTTGTAGAGTACAACGTATTAGTCCAAACATGCCGACGTCTCAGActttgttttataaattttactaatgtgtgccattaattaattatttttatttagaaatattatcatagaaattaaaaaagtattgacaattttttcaatttttaagaaaatattttaaaaaataaattatttaatatatactttaaaaacacacattaaccggacccttgtttgagagagagagagagagagagagagaatcggCAGaagtttttttaatgaaagacTTTGTTACACGCAAATCACTAAAATGCCCATCTGTGAAGTCAGAGAGCACGCTCTAAAAGCAAATTAATGATTAATCACAAcatctcataaaaataaaagattaatcgtttatcaaaaaaaaaaacaaaagattaatCACAACATGAAAATCTAATCGAAAAGCCTGAAATGACCCCCACAAAATGGATATTATAACAGTCAAAAGcagagaaatagagagatttTTCAGCAGGCTAATCTCAATCAAGTTATGGCATATTAAGGCtccgtttggtacatgtgtataaaaactgaaaattgttattcgaaaatatttgtaaaaatacgtgtagatgaaaaaatgtgtaaaaatacgtgaaatattatttaaaaattaaaaatagttgtttgaaaacacaatccaaacacccctaaaatttaTGCATGTGATTTACAATTTCCCATCCTGAATTGTAGTTCATAGcacaaattttacaaaactgTAAAAATCACCCAGAATAAAGGTTTGTCAATTCACGTATGAGATTAGTAAATCGTACAgtgattaatataatttattgaataaaaataaagctcaaAGGTATGGTCACTACCCCTGACCCATTCAAACTATGCTCATAAATGACATGAGACCACTAATATAATAGTAGAGCTTGCCACTACTTGACCCACAATTTTGGACTCATAAGGTAATGGGTCAAGAGGGTTTAGCACCACTAAAGCACCTCCGTGAGTGGAATACTAGTATCAAGTAGGTGATTAGTTTCGTGTGAAGGAGAAAGATAAcgaacaacacaaaaaaaaaacaaagcacacTTTTGCTTGGTGGCACTTGTAACCCACCATCACCTCTCTGGTTCACTTGTTGCATAGTTTGTTTTGTCTAtaccattgttattgattccgttccgttccggccggaacgaccggaatttttcgttccggtatgcaaaccggtaccaGGATACCCAACGTTCCACCTCGGGCCAGATTTCGggccattccggtccattccggccatttcggtccattccggccaattccggccgagatgtgaattccggccggtacatgatttggcctatggaaaaaaaaaaaaaaaaaattttgatggctaatattatgttataaattttgttggcttattagttattaattattatgggcttatgtaatgagtaatgacttgttataaatcttcttattgtttgatgttgtattgaggtttaagacataaaagttaagactaaatgttttgtattatttgatgtttagttattgtcttgtaaatcttcttattgtgtgatgttaaatagatgttatattgatgtttaagacttaagagttaagactaaatgatttgtattatttgaaatttagttatttatttattaggattgacaattttatgttttacaagaatatatataatttaatttttaggaacccgaaacaccttaaaacggtacgccgaaatcggccggtaccgaaatattccattccactggacaaaccgaaacggggtccgaaacggtattaataacaatggtctatactactatttaagaagCTTCCTCTATTTGAACCAGAttttttttgtccaaaataCTCTTATTTCCCTAAGTTAAGTTAGAGACAGAACTAAATGATAGTCTTGTAAAACTATATGTCTaattttcactaaaatattGTCTACAAAATAAGAACACTCTTCCAttaacccacttcttcaaaataactatatgtttattgttttttttttaaatagaaaaaaaagttaaacaaccaattgcttttttttttccttaaaaaaaaaacaccccatGTTTATACAAAAccaaactaaatataaaaaaaaaaaaaaaaagatataaacacttttttatatataagtaaatacaTTTTTAACTCTCACTAAAATGTTACCTATAAAACAAGACTACTCTCCTGATggttctcaaaataaaaattatatatataataaaaaacatagatattttttttttgctactaccattaaaaaatatactactatttaagaggcttCCTTTGTTtggaccagattttttttttggtccaaaatacccttatttccctaagtttaagtagagacagaaCTAAATGATAGTTTAATTAAATACATGTCTAATTTACATTAAAACATTGCCTATAAAATATGAGCATTCTTCCACTAATCCACttcttcaaaataattatacgtttattgttttttttttaaagtagaaaaataagttaaacaagccactgcttttttttccttaaaaaaaaaaaacaccccatGTTTATCCAAAACCAAactaaatctcaaaaaaaaaaaaaaactaaactaaatagatataaacactttttttattataagtaaatacatctttaactcccactaaaatgtTGCCTACAAAACATGACCACTCTCCTGATggttctcaaaataaaaattatatatataataaaaaacatagatttttttttgctactaccattaaaaaaaaaaaagcatcattGCATGcacgaagcgcgtgtgatgaggctagttttgATTATGGTAATTTACTGTTaattataatgaaaaatattacacaattttatctttgttatgaaaatttacacccaaatttttttttttaaacctcaaaGTAATAGTCCATCGTGGGAGAGATAAAGCGATTAACAAGGTTTGAATGCTAGGAATATTCTAGAGTCCTTAACAGCGTTATGGCTGAATTATGGACTCTAAGAGATGGTTTAGTGCTAGCCAAGTCCTTAAATAAATCCAATATTATCGTTGAAGTCGATGCCTTTTCATTAGTacttatctatactattatttaaggggtttcctctgtttagatttttttttttgttcaaaaatgccctTATAGCCTTAtgcaaggttgtcaaaatcgggatcctacgtaggatcgtgggaggtaggtaggatcggagatcgtaggatcggatcgtgaatcgtaagatcctacctattttcagattttaatcaaaaaacctattgatagtgactttgtatgttatataattacttaaaatataaatccatccattaaaaaaaaaaattgcatcataaaatgtaatttgcacgcACTACATCGTTTTTATGTCATTCTAATgaagcaaaatatatttaacttttgacataatgtatctaaaaagttcagtacatgtttaattagcaactaagtactaaaatattatctacacatatgaaaaatgttttccaaattctaagttccaaatccaaaataagttaggctagttagcatataaaaactagctaactacaattttacaatatgtaatctaaaagaaaattctcaatctaaggtaaactagctaattaaataatgaCGATcctgtttcataatttttcaaattttacttaatttagttaacaaaatagaaaaataaaaaccttaaaagctttgtcaaaatcatatacgcaacacaacaatatggaatTAAGCTaacaaagtacaaataaatgataaactactaagtactaactaccaaaacaaattaccaGAAACCTTAAAGGCAGCAATGGCTTATGGCAACATTATTGAGAGGGTTGagaggtgctgggtttttgactgagttttttttttaaaaaaaaacgttaaacttaagttaagaaagcttaaaggcaGTGATGGCTCACCATTAACAGGGCTGAAAGATGCTGTGTTTTTAACAAAGGGCTAGTTATGGCATTTTTCacgttttatatttttgataatatcgcaatctcgattgatcgaactaGATATCAAGCTTGAAATCGAAAATCTTATACGGTCTAGCCAGGAATCAAGCTAGCAGTCAAACTGATAGAAACTTTAGTTTTCTTGCTCTAAACTTGATTCTTTCTTGATCTGAACTTGGGTCTTTGTCTTGGACTATAAAATACATCTTTAACCCACTTAAGACACACCAAAAACACTATGAATTTATTACATTTATCGTATATGCCAACTACAAAAATATGGACTctacaaaatgcattttcttttctatgaagtTAGAAACACCACTATTGTGAGTACTAAAACTGTTATTTCTAAGGTAAAGTTCCTAAATCTAATGCTTTAATGACATTGGTTTCAATtgtgtggttttattttttatttttggttctaaaattgatatttacttttttaggtcttattattctatgaaaaaaaatagttcttcttaactcaataaaaataatcacttcaaaattatataaaacatgGTTGCCTACAGATAGTGAAACACAAGTACATCATTAGATTTTATGTAACAACATTTGTGAAGGCGATACAAATAGATGATTAATTTAGCAtaagtatatttatattaaaagtGAATTGGCTTCTACAACAGTTTAAAAAAACAGGAACagttaaagagagaaaaagttttgtttttgtaaacattaaacttataccataggtttttttgagattttatgttgacatagggataaatttgggacttcaatttattattgggcttctaaaacctgttgggcttgtgggtttaggtttacccaaatgaatcccacttaaaaaaaaaaaaaaaaaaattcaagccaaatggtaggatcggtagaatcccatacgatcctacgatcctataCGATTCTACACGATCCTACCTAcgatcctaacatttttgcgatcctgctacgatttaaaactttttggtgaggtgggatcgtaaaatcgtgcgattCTACGATCTggatcgcgattttgacaaccatggccttatgtttaagtagagataaaactaaaggacaatccagtaaaaatgcaactttaactcccactaaaacattgcctaaaaaataagaccactctcctgttaattttttgaaatttctttatccacttataaattagattttcaaaataaaaattatacagatatataaaataaaaaatctacaaaataagaccactaacaaaaaaaaaacctcatcccACGCACGTATCACGTGTGACGATGCTAGTTCTTAAGAATACCTCTGTCAATATCTCTTTGGAGTTTGGAACGAATTCTGTTTGATTGCAAGATCCTATTGGATGAGTTTCCTTGCAAGAGACTTGAGCACATATATTGGAACTTTGTTATGGAACTTGAACCAATTGCAAGACCCTAttggatgagttttcttgaacAGGGCCGGCTAAATGGTAGAGCAAGAGATGCGgtcgcctaaggccccaagtaAAAAAAGGCCCCCAAATGTTAACCAATAGGGTGgtttataatcaataaataaaataatatttttttaccaaatgaaaaataaataaaaaagagagaaaaatgcaacatccacaatatttttcacaacacttttacaactaatgctaagtagtaggttgttacaGCCTGTtattgatggaaaaaaaaataattatagtgatattttcaaataaaaaacaaaaagcaacttaaaacctgagatttgttgtaaaaaaatattgtaaatgttgcaattctaaaaaaaaaaaagaataataataagagttgaattagcaaatttttactagttctcatctaAGTCTACCACTAACACTAttcttttacttaccactatcaatctGCCACACATCAacaagtatgaaaaattttgtcaaattttttctgtctataaaatttctaaaaaaagaaaaaattctacaTAGTTCATGtttattaatagtaattttgcatctaaaacaaCATAATCAATTTTCGCCTTAGGCTCCTAAATGCATAAAGTCGCCCCTACTTGCTAATTATGGAACTTTGTTATGTTGtaatattatgtatttttttaccTCATCGTCTATGGTGTAGGATGCTCTGGCCCTAGACCTAGAGGGCTTTGTTTATAATAGACTTATTACTCTTTGATCTAAGCATTATCCATTGTTACCGCCCTcaagataaaaggaaaagaagagtgaCTGACAAACAAAATAAGAGAGCAAGAATCCTTTGTACAAAGGACATAGAGCAAcctaagatttttattttttattttttcaaagggTAAATTTTGGACTATAGAAgctatgaaaaattgaaaatgatatGAGTCTAAGTTGTTAAAAGTACTTatgtattgttatttattttcagGGAGTGGTGGGAGATGATTAAGGAAACAAAAGTAAATATGTAAAAGCATACCGACCCTATTAtcacttctaaaaaaatgtcTTATTTTCTCCTCTTGTTATTTTCCAATATCCAACCCTATACTAAATATTCTACAAGATTGGGTATATATGTATTTTCCTCTTATTATACAAGTGATATGCAGTTCATTAGCAAGTTCTTGTATACTATAATTAAGGGTGTCTATGAGTCAAGTTTAGTAGAGTTTTGTTCCACCCTTTATTCCACCTGCTAATGGGTTCAAAAAAGACTCCACTAATGCGGTTGTTGATGCTTGAATGATCAACTGGCCAGCCTCATTTGATATGTTGTTGGATCTAATTGGTTTCGTAGGTGTGGTGCAATGAAAGTGTCTTTAAATGTCATTTGACAATTGAGGGGAAACGTTTTCTATATCTCTCCTAAATTTGTCATCGATCTTAAGATCTTCTTATCTGAACAATAACATGTATTTCATGGTAGCatatattgagtttttttttttaaacgtttGTCTCGTTGGATTTTCATGTGGGAAACCCCACACTCGACTAAATCCTACAGGCATCGAAACTAATCAAAATTCATTGGACAAAGACCAAATTGAATGGGTGGATCAGTTGTGGTGGTGTTTGGTTGTTGAGGTGTTTGGATATTCCCAACTATAGTTCACAAGGATATTTATCAGAGGAAGAAAAATCACAAGGATATCTTAGTCATTTAGAAACCACACGGCTaagtattaaataaaagaaaaaacaatgagAACCGACGAAACATTGAATTATCAACCTCAATCACTCTCAGTAGTCTCAGGGAGGTTGTGAGTGCCCAATGAAGAAAAGCCTCGTGAGGCGTTAAAGACACGCTCAATGCGCCTATTAAACAGCATACCATAACATGAAAACTCACATCACAGTACACACCCTTCCTTGGTCCTAACGGCTCCCCAACCGCCCACGTTCTTTCCCAACCCCACTATACAAATTCCCACTCTAACACACATGCTCCCACTAAAACTCtcacaattctctctctctctctctcttttccctcAAACCCAAAATTCTTGATAGCTCTCAAAAAAATGTTCACAACTAGTTGTGACCAATTGTTGCAGTTCCCTCCTAGGCCACTCCAAATTATGGACAGAATGTTGAAACCCAGCGTTGAAATTGCTCCCAATTGCCCTCGTTGTGCTTCCTCCAACACTAAATTTTGTTACTACAACAACTACAGCTTGTCACAGCCTAGGTACTTCTGTAAAGGCTGTAGGAGGTACTGGACCAAAGGTGGCTCTCTCAGAAACGTACCAGTTGGTGGTGGTTGTCGAAAGAATCGCCGCAGCAAGTCGCCTAGGCAGCTCCCACAGACACAGCGGGTTTCAGTAACAAATTCTTCTAATTATGCCAATGACCAATCTACGGACTCTAGTTCCTCTAATGGGGACTCGAGTACCAATGGTTCGGATATTGATCTTGCTGTTGTTTTCGCTAATTTCTTGAATCAGAACCCAAGCAATAATATTGAGCAGCCAGAGTTCATGACTGTCCCAGACTTGGTGCCAAACGATTCAAACCCACAATCTGACTCGCCAAATTGTTTAACCAGCTCAGCGTTTGAAAGCCAGAATCCCATTGAAGAGGGTGATATACTGTT
This genomic stretch from Castanea sativa cultivar Marrone di Chiusa Pesio chromosome 1, ASM4071231v1 harbors:
- the LOC142622222 gene encoding dof zinc finger protein DOF1.2, with amino-acid sequence MFTTSCDQLLQFPPRPLQIMDRMLKPSVEIAPNCPRCASSNTKFCYYNNYSLSQPRYFCKGCRRYWTKGGSLRNVPVGGGCRKNRRSKSPRQLPQTQRVSVTNSSNYANDQSTDSSSSNGDSSTNGSDIDLAVVFANFLNQNPSNNIEQPEFMTVPDLVPNDSNPQSDSPNCLTSSAFESQNPIEEGDILFQGLGQDEKVQEFMEDDEVNAFGLQSLLDDEVVQDVLWSDTASLRNLMWQPMVQVQELESFQSNDQLRISNNLINDCWSSLDLSGFEVFSRP